From a region of the Neodiprion fabricii isolate iyNeoFabr1 chromosome 7, iyNeoFabr1.1, whole genome shotgun sequence genome:
- the LOC124187019 gene encoding glutamic acid-rich protein-like has protein sequence MEKEEEQDEKSTGDDDDDKEDEDMAKGNFMDANDKTLNAGDDDREFQQNLAGEHHHLESSPSPTNVENEEEGNDDDVDEERVEFADDFDGCEDVHVRFRLLLDEVDQIHQMLGDIARADDDGYYSDEDWCVAPH, from the exons atggaaaaagaagaagaacaagatgAGAAGAGTACcggggatgatgatgatgataaggaggatgaggatatgGCTAAGGGGAATTTTATggatgcaaatgataaaacactaaa TGCTGGTGATGATGATCGCGAGTTTCAGCAAAATTTGGCTGGCGAGCATCATCATCTAGAATCATCACCATCACCGACTAATGTGGAGAATGAGGAGGAGGGGAATGACGACGATGTTGATGAGGAGCGGGTGGAGTTTGCTGATGATTTCGACGGTTGCGAAGATGTACACGTCAGATTCAGATTGCTTCTTGATGAGGTTGATCAAATCCATCAAATGCTGGGAGACATCGCTAGAGCTGACGATGATGGCTATTATTCGGACGAGGATTGGTGTGTAGCAccacattaa
- the LOC124187020 gene encoding uncharacterized protein LOC124187020, whose product MSNIKETNMSENGLHAQQAAIEAGAEMKRTQALERLETLTSELHEFVKSKVNIHKEIKSKTTSVVTALRRFKTLDEEWQSSRRLTPRLTPEKNSPPAVEIEGESMDTGCDGDGESVAEETSGSVIKSIKRKNRNSPGLTDNRMTKKKDLKPSPLKNLTKQNAEKKNANVWTDVQTKKEKRRLAKEQLLKESLKKTRPEPKRKKPHKWIRPDALIIRPADKAKYAEILRRIKQDVPEDQVRDTVDKVHKTNAGDMLITLSRKSTDKGQALQKAIAGILQEDAKVVCKGPQETIEIRDIDDTTTKEDIQAALKPEAGEIPLEAIKIRNAFRGTQMATVTLPATAARKLLDGNGKIRIGWVNCRIRATMRPVQCYKCWHFGHIGSQCKGKVDRSKHCIRCGEEGHKIADCKNPAKCVLCAEKNSEEVAAHHAGTYRCPVFQEALQKKTSKK is encoded by the coding sequence ATGAGTAATATAAAGGAAACAAACATGAGTGAGAACGGGTTACACGCCCAACAAGCAGCGATCGAAGCAGGCGCTGAGATGAAGAGGACGCAAGCACTGGAACGCCTCGAAACGCTGACCAGCGAATTGCATGAGTTTGTCAAATCAAAGGTCAACATCCACAAGGAGATAAAGAGCAAGACGACCAGTGTAGTCACCGCCCTTCGCAGATTTAAAACACTGGACGAAGAGTGGCAGTCGTCTCGACGACTCACTCCTCGTCTTACTCCGGAGAAAAACAGTCCACCTGCTGTGGAGATTGAAGGAGAATCAATGGACACCGGATGCGATGGTGACGGTGAATCTGTTGCTGAAGAAACAAGTGGAAGTGTCATCAAGTCTATCAAGAGAAAAAACCGAAACTCCCCGGGCTTAACAGATAACAGAATGACAAAGAAGAAGGACTTGAAACCAAGTCCTCTCAAAAACCTGACGAAGCAGaatgctgagaaaaaaaacgcgaaTGTTTGGACAGATGTCCaaacgaagaaagagaaaaggaggCTAGCCAAAGAGCAGCTCCTAAAAGAGTCTCTAAAGAAGACCAGGCCGGAGCCTAAGCGGAAAAAACCGCACAAATGGATCAGGCCTGACGCGCTGATCATCCGcccagcagacaaggcgaagTATGCCGAGATATTGCGGCGTATTAAACAGGACGTTCCTGAAGACCAGGTCCGTGATACGGTCGACAAAGTACACAAGACCAACGCCGGAGACATGTTGATTACGCTCTCGAGGAAGAGCACCGACAAAGGCCAAGCCTTACAGAAGGCCATTGCGGGCATCCTCCAAGAAGACGCCAAAGTAGTCTGCAAAGGGCCACAGGAGACAATCGAGATTCGAGACATCGATGACACCACGACGAAGGAAGATATCCAGGCCGCCCTGAAACCGGAAGCTGGCGAGATACCACTAGAGGCAATAAAGATCCGTAATGCCTTTAGAGGTACGCAGATGGCTACAGTGACGCTACCAGCGACAGCAGCACGAAAACTACTGGATGGAAACGGCAAGATCCGAATCGGTTGGGTTAACTGCCGAATAAGAGCGACGATGAGACCGGTTCAATGTTATAAATGTTGGCACTTCGGGCACATTGGATCCCAGTGTAAGGGCAAAGTTGACCGGTCTAAGCACTGCATAAGATGCGGAGAAGAAGGACACAAAATTGCGGACTGTAAAAATCCAGCCAAATGTGTATTATGCGCTGAGAAGAATAGCGAAGAAGTTGCTGCTCACCATGCCGGCACATATAGATGCCCGGTATTCCAAGAGGCGCTTCAGAAGAAGACAAGCAAGAAATAA